Proteins from a genomic interval of Capsicum annuum cultivar UCD-10X-F1 chromosome 4, UCD10Xv1.1, whole genome shotgun sequence:
- the LOC107867523 gene encoding serine/arginine-rich splicing factor SC35 yields MSHFGRSGPPDIKDTYSLLVLNVTFRTTADDLFPLFDKYGKVVDVFIPRDRRTGDSRGFAFVRYKYQDEAQKAVEKLDGRVVDGREIMVRFAKYGPNAERIEKGRILEPVNRTRGRSRSRSPRPRYRDHHRDRDSRRRSRSRSRGRYDRDQYRGKEKDYRHRSRSRSPDYHKGRGRGKYDEERRSRSRSHGSASPARRSPSPRRSPSPRRTTPSRDASPDGRNHKDRSPTPKSISPRGRRAGSRSPLPRSDADD; encoded by the exons ATGTCTCACTTCGGTAGATCTGGTCCACCCGACATCAAAGACACTTACTCTCTCCTTGTTCTCAATGTCACTTTCC GTACCACTGCTGATGACTTGTTTCCTCTGTTCGACAAGTATGGAAAAGTTGTTGATGTTTTTATACCTAGAGACCGAAG GACGGGAGATTCTAGGGGTTTTGCATTTGTGCGCTACAAGTATCAGGATGAGGCTCAAAAGGCTGTGGAAAAGCTCGATG GAAGAGTAGTTGATGGTCGGGAAATAATGGTTCGATTTGCAAAGTACGGCCCAAATGCTGAGAGAAT TGAAAAAGGTAGAATTTTGGAGCCTGTAAATAGGACAAGAGGAAGGTCACGAAGCCGCAGCCCTAGACCAAG GTATCGAGATCATCATAGGGACAGGGATTCGAGGAGGAGGAGCCGAAGTAGAAGTAGGGGGAGGTATGACCGTGATCAGTACCGTGGAAAAGAGAAAGATTACCGTCATCGGAGCAGAAGTCGCAGCCCTGATTACCACAAAGGTCGTGGGAGAGGTAAATATGATGAGGAAAGGCGCAGCCGTAGTCGGTCTCATGGAAG TGCCTCCCCTGCTCGCCGTAGCCCCAGTCCTCGAAGGAGCCCTTCTCCGCGTAGAACAACCCCTTCTAGAGATGCTAGTCCAGATGGACGTAATCACAAGGACCGTTCTCCAACTCCAAAGAGTATCTCACCACGGGGTAGACGTGCTGGTTCTCGCAGCCCATTGCCGCGTTCTGATGCTGAT GATTAA